A portion of the Adhaeribacter radiodurans genome contains these proteins:
- the trpB gene encoding tryptophan synthase subunit beta, which yields MNYSVDERGYYGKFGGAYIPEMLYPNVEELRQKYLDIIYEPSFQEELDELLRDYVGRPTPLYFAKRLSEKFNTKIYLKREDLAHTGAHKINNTVGQILLAKRLGKKRIIAETGAGQHGVATATVCALAGLECIVYMGQIDTERQKPNVARMKLLGAKVVPVTSGSQTLKDATNEAIRDWISNPEDTHYIIGSVVGPHPYPDMVARFQAVISAEVRQQLLFKEGTEFPTYVVACVGGGSNAAGAFYHYLNEPAVNLVAVEAAGHGVNSGLSAATSVLGSLGIIHGSKTLLMQTEDGQIVEPHSISAGLDYPGIGPMHAHLYDSGRAKFYAITDEEAMQGVVLCSRLEGIIPAIESAHAIAALHYMQPKPDDIVVLNLSGRGDKDLQTIINYLDEQDGK from the coding sequence ATGAACTATTCTGTTGATGAACGTGGGTATTATGGTAAGTTCGGTGGGGCTTACATTCCGGAAATGTTGTATCCCAACGTAGAAGAACTTCGCCAGAAATACCTGGATATTATCTACGAACCCAGTTTTCAGGAAGAACTAGATGAGCTGTTGCGTGATTACGTTGGGCGGCCCACCCCTTTATACTTTGCTAAGCGGCTTTCCGAAAAATTTAATACTAAAATTTACCTGAAGCGCGAAGATTTAGCCCACACTGGCGCGCATAAAATTAACAATACGGTCGGTCAAATTTTGTTGGCTAAACGCTTGGGCAAAAAGCGTATAATTGCCGAAACCGGTGCAGGTCAGCACGGGGTAGCCACGGCTACGGTTTGTGCCTTGGCCGGTCTGGAGTGTATTGTGTACATGGGCCAGATAGATACCGAACGCCAGAAGCCAAATGTAGCCCGCATGAAATTACTAGGCGCCAAGGTGGTACCGGTAACTTCGGGCAGCCAAACATTAAAAGATGCTACCAATGAAGCCATTCGCGACTGGATTAGTAACCCTGAGGACACGCATTATATTATTGGTTCGGTAGTAGGTCCGCACCCGTACCCCGATATGGTAGCGCGTTTTCAGGCGGTAATCAGCGCCGAAGTACGCCAACAATTACTTTTTAAAGAAGGTACCGAGTTTCCTACTTATGTGGTGGCTTGCGTGGGCGGCGGTAGTAATGCGGCGGGTGCTTTTTACCATTATTTAAATGAACCAGCCGTAAATTTAGTGGCGGTTGAGGCGGCAGGTCACGGCGTAAATTCCGGATTATCAGCAGCTACATCGGTTTTGGGTTCTTTGGGTATTATTCATGGCAGTAAAACCTTGTTAATGCAAACCGAAGACGGTCAGATTGTGGAACCACATTCTATATCGGCGGGGTTAGATTATCCAGGTATTGGGCCGATGCACGCCCATTTGTATGATAGTGGCCGTGCCAAATTCTACGCAATCACCGACGAAGAAGCCATGCAAGGTGTGGTACTTTGCAGCCGTCTGGAAGGTATTATTCCAGCCATTGAATCGGCGCACGCCATTGCTGCCTTGCATTACATGCAGCCAAAACCCGATGATATTGTAGTGTTAAACCTCTCGGGTCGTGGCGACAAAGATTTGCAAACCATAATTAATTACCTCGACGAGCAAGATGGAAAATAA
- a CDS encoding phosphoribosylanthranilate isomerase, whose protein sequence is MMTVPHFSTSLTSPSNALQVKVCGMREPENINELVTLQPDLIGFIFYSKSSRFAGEKLQAKALKQLPATVQKVGVFVNELLTTILATAEKFELQAVQLHGNETPTLCAKVRQSGLLVLKAFALSDDFDFTVLEAYEGTCNYYLFDTKGPQYGGNGQTFNWEVLNNYCFQTPFFLSGGLDLDHAPAIKAGRWPLLRGIDINSRFELEPGLKDISKVKQMLTAFRE, encoded by the coding sequence ATGATGACTGTTCCGCATTTTTCCACTTCCCTAACAAGTCCGTCCAACGCTTTACAGGTAAAAGTATGTGGAATGCGGGAACCGGAAAATATAAATGAATTAGTAACGCTTCAACCAGATTTAATCGGCTTTATATTCTACTCCAAATCCTCCCGTTTTGCCGGAGAGAAACTGCAAGCAAAAGCCCTGAAACAATTACCTGCAACGGTGCAGAAAGTGGGTGTATTTGTAAACGAATTGTTGACTACTATTTTAGCTACTGCCGAAAAATTTGAATTGCAGGCAGTACAGTTACACGGCAATGAAACTCCTACCTTATGCGCAAAAGTGCGTCAATCCGGGCTTCTGGTTTTAAAAGCTTTTGCTTTAAGCGATGATTTTGATTTTACAGTTTTAGAAGCTTACGAAGGCACCTGCAATTATTATTTATTCGATACCAAAGGCCCCCAGTACGGTGGCAACGGCCAGACGTTTAACTGGGAAGTGTTGAACAATTACTGTTTCCAAACTCCTTTTTTTCTGAGTGGCGGCCTTGATTTAGATCATGCGCCAGCAATTAAAGCAGGTCGATGGCCCCTGCTACGGGGCATAGATATAAACAGCCGGTTTGAACTAGAACCCGGCTTAAAAGATATCTCGAAAGTAAAGCAAATGCTTACCGCATTTCGAGAATAA
- the trpC gene encoding indole-3-glycerol phosphate synthase TrpC: MNILEQITAFKRQEVAERKALYPVKLLEQTIYFETQPVSFRKYLLRQDLHGIIAEFKRKSPSLGIINAHASVERTTIGYMQAGASALSVLTDAQFFGGKNDDLKIARKFNFCPILRKDFIIDEYQIIEAKSIGADVILLIAGILQADEVNKLAAFAKSLGLEILLEVHDREELERTLTDQVDAIGVNNRNLKDFSVSINTSKELAALIPDKFVKVSESGISKAETILDLRTYGYRGFLMGEAFMKTSRPEKALASFIETLKTDKPIFA; encoded by the coding sequence ATGAACATACTCGAACAAATTACTGCTTTCAAGCGGCAGGAAGTAGCCGAACGGAAGGCATTATATCCGGTAAAATTACTGGAGCAAACTATTTACTTCGAAACGCAACCAGTGTCGTTTAGGAAGTATTTATTGCGCCAGGATTTACATGGAATTATTGCCGAGTTCAAGCGAAAATCTCCTTCCTTGGGCATTATAAATGCGCATGCTTCAGTAGAGCGTACTACTATTGGTTACATGCAGGCGGGCGCTTCGGCCTTATCTGTGCTTACCGATGCCCAGTTTTTTGGCGGTAAAAACGATGATTTAAAAATTGCCCGGAAATTTAATTTTTGTCCCATTCTGCGGAAAGATTTTATTATTGACGAATACCAGATCATTGAAGCGAAATCCATTGGAGCCGACGTAATTTTATTAATTGCCGGTATTTTACAAGCCGACGAAGTAAATAAACTAGCGGCTTTTGCTAAATCTCTGGGCTTAGAAATTTTGTTAGAAGTACACGACCGCGAAGAATTAGAAAGAACTCTAACGGACCAGGTAGATGCCATTGGTGTAAATAATCGTAACTTAAAAGACTTTTCGGTTAGCATTAACACTTCTAAAGAACTGGCCGCCCTTATTCCGGATAAATTCGTAAAAGTTTCGGAAAGTGGTATTAGTAAAGCCGAAACTATTTTGGATTTGCGTACTTACGGCTACCGTGGTTTCTTAATGGGCGAAGCATTTATGAAAACCAGCCGGCCAGAAAAAGCTCTGGCCTCGTTTATTGAAACATTAAAAACCGATAAACCAATTTTTGCTTAA
- the trpD gene encoding anthranilate phosphoribosyltransferase, whose product MKEILLQLFEQKALTKEAAYKVLVDLGQGKFNQSEMAAFLTVFLMRNITVNELEGFRDALLELCIKPNLGTHEVIDMCGTGGDGKDTFNISTLASFVVAGAGYKVAKHGNFGVSSVCGSSNIMAHFGYQFTSDSDYLRRKLDEANICFLHAPAFHPAMSHVGPIRKQLGLKTFFNMLGPMVNPAIPHYQMVGVFNLELLRLYAYLYQQTDKHFMVVHALDGYDEISLTGPFKVVTENGEQILSPQKIGFTEVKQEELAGGTTVEESAKIFVDVLEGRGTAAQTNAVVANAAMGLYLMNKNFSIDEAVAVARESLDSGKALASFKLLID is encoded by the coding sequence ATGAAAGAGATATTATTACAACTTTTTGAGCAGAAAGCTCTCACAAAAGAAGCTGCTTACAAAGTTTTAGTAGATTTAGGCCAGGGAAAATTTAACCAGTCAGAAATGGCGGCGTTTTTAACCGTTTTCCTGATGCGAAATATTACCGTAAACGAGCTGGAAGGTTTTCGGGATGCCCTACTGGAGCTTTGTATTAAGCCTAATTTAGGTACGCACGAGGTAATTGATATGTGCGGCACCGGCGGCGATGGCAAAGATACCTTTAATATTTCTACGCTGGCTTCGTTTGTGGTAGCGGGGGCGGGGTATAAAGTTGCTAAACACGGCAATTTTGGGGTATCATCCGTTTGTGGGTCGTCTAACATAATGGCTCATTTTGGTTACCAGTTTACCAGCGACAGCGATTACCTGCGCCGGAAACTCGACGAAGCAAATATTTGCTTTTTGCACGCTCCCGCTTTTCACCCGGCCATGAGCCACGTTGGGCCTATCCGGAAGCAATTGGGTTTAAAAACGTTCTTTAACATGTTAGGGCCTATGGTAAACCCGGCTATACCACATTACCAGATGGTAGGAGTTTTTAACCTGGAGTTACTACGCTTGTACGCTTATTTGTACCAGCAGACGGATAAGCATTTTATGGTGGTGCACGCCTTAGACGGCTATGACGAAATTTCGCTCACAGGTCCGTTTAAAGTAGTTACCGAAAATGGCGAACAAATTCTCTCCCCCCAGAAAATCGGCTTCACCGAAGTTAAACAAGAAGAATTAGCAGGCGGCACAACGGTAGAAGAATCGGCAAAAATTTTTGTAGATGTTTTGGAAGGTCGAGGTACAGCAGCGCAAACCAATGCCGTAGTGGCGAATGCTGCTATGGGTTTGTACTTAATGAACAAAAACTTTTCCATAGACGAAGCCGTAGCCGTTGCCCGTGAATCATTGGATTCTGGTAAAGCCCTGGCATCATTTAAATTGCTGATAGATTAG
- a CDS encoding anthranilate synthase component II encodes MKILVLDNYDSFTYNLVQLVKKLGYGMNLDVYRNDKISVADVEEYDSILLSPGPGVPSEAGIMMDVIKQYASTKKIMGVCLGHQAIGEVFGASLYNLPEPMHGVATSVKITSKNETMFRGLPTEFKVCRYHSWVVVPTTMPKELEVTAVDVDGQIMALRHRVHNVKGVQFHPESILTEHGESMMRSWLKGSITPKKSWI; translated from the coding sequence ATGAAAATACTAGTTTTAGATAATTACGATTCATTCACTTACAACCTGGTACAGCTAGTGAAAAAGCTAGGCTATGGCATGAACCTGGACGTGTACCGGAACGACAAAATAAGCGTGGCAGATGTTGAAGAGTACGATAGTATTCTGTTGTCGCCGGGGCCAGGGGTCCCTTCCGAAGCCGGTATTATGATGGATGTGATTAAACAATACGCTTCTACTAAAAAGATTATGGGGGTTTGTTTAGGGCACCAAGCCATTGGCGAAGTATTTGGAGCCAGTTTATATAACTTACCTGAGCCCATGCACGGCGTAGCTACCTCCGTTAAAATTACTTCTAAAAACGAAACCATGTTCCGGGGGTTGCCCACCGAATTTAAAGTGTGCCGGTATCATTCCTGGGTAGTAGTACCAACCACAATGCCGAAAGAGTTGGAAGTTACGGCTGTAGATGTGGATGGGCAGATTATGGCATTACGGCACCGGGTTCATAACGTAAAAGGGGTTCAGTTTCACCCGGAATCTATTTTAACGGAGCACGGCGAAAGTATGATGCGTAGCTGGTTAAAAGGATCCATCACGCCAAAGAAAAGCTGGATATGA
- a CDS encoding four helix bundle protein: MARVERFEDLEIYQKVTVIAIDVYKLYATGNIKPDYGTRDQMQRAAMSISNNNAEFIRFLKYAKGSAGELRNQLYVLKELKTLDDAYYLNKYDELIQLSQ, encoded by the coding sequence ATGGCGCGAGTAGAAAGGTTTGAGGATTTAGAAATTTACCAAAAAGTTACTGTCATTGCTATTGATGTTTATAAGCTGTATGCTACAGGAAATATAAAACCGGATTATGGTACCCGGGACCAAATGCAACGAGCGGCCATGTCTATTTCTAACAACAATGCAGAATTTATTAGATTTCTAAAATACGCGAAAGGGTCAGCTGGGGAACTAAGAAATCAGCTGTATGTTCTAAAAGAATTGAAAACGTTAGATGATGCTTATTACCTAAACAAATACGATGAACTTATTCAATTATCGCAGTAA
- a CDS encoding anthranilate synthase component I family protein: MNKYKLYSTHKQLLADTVTPVGIYLQLRDKYPNCIMLESSDYHGNENSYSYICCDPIGGFELKDQVISQYFPDGTEQQFPLEDRRDAVKHLQEFINSFFIRSNPFNFITNGLFGYMTYDAVTYYEDIEFRPKETAYPELPEILYRLYRFIVVVDPFKNELYIFEHSIDENTTGPGLEQLEALIKNKNIPAFTFTPDPDETSNFTDDHFLKVLVEGQRHCKLGNVFQIVLSRKFSKGFKGDEFNVYRALRSINPSPYLFYFDYGNFKIFGSSPEAQITLKGNKASIYPIAGTFRRTGNDNSDAELARKLYDDPKENSEHVMLVDLARNDLGRHGDQVAVEVFKEVQYYSHVIHLVSKVTSQRSKEVAPMLMVADTFPAGTLSGAPKYRAMTIIDELEPTRRGYYGGCIGYIGFNGDFNHAIMIRSFLSTRNRLHYQAGAGVVAKSNPESELNEVHHKLAALRSAMEKAAGI, from the coding sequence ATGAATAAATATAAGCTGTATAGTACGCATAAACAACTCCTTGCCGATACGGTTACTCCCGTTGGAATTTATTTACAACTACGCGATAAGTACCCGAACTGCATCATGCTCGAAAGTTCGGACTACCACGGTAACGAGAACAGCTATTCTTACATTTGTTGCGATCCCATTGGTGGTTTTGAATTAAAAGACCAGGTAATCAGCCAATACTTTCCGGATGGTACCGAACAACAATTTCCTCTGGAAGATCGGCGCGATGCCGTTAAGCATTTGCAGGAATTTATTAATTCTTTTTTCATCCGGAGCAACCCGTTTAATTTTATTACTAATGGTTTGTTCGGGTACATGACCTACGATGCCGTAACCTATTACGAAGACATTGAGTTTAGACCCAAAGAAACCGCTTACCCGGAATTACCTGAAATTCTGTACCGGTTATACCGGTTTATTGTGGTAGTTGATCCGTTTAAAAACGAGCTGTATATTTTCGAGCATAGCATCGACGAAAATACTACCGGGCCAGGTCTGGAACAGTTAGAAGCTTTAATTAAAAATAAAAATATTCCGGCTTTTACTTTTACCCCCGATCCCGACGAAACGTCTAACTTTACCGACGACCATTTCCTGAAAGTTTTAGTAGAAGGGCAACGACATTGCAAACTAGGCAACGTTTTTCAAATTGTATTATCCCGGAAATTTTCGAAAGGTTTTAAGGGCGATGAATTTAATGTATACCGGGCCTTACGTTCTATTAATCCGTCGCCGTATTTATTTTATTTCGATTACGGCAATTTTAAAATTTTCGGTTCTTCGCCGGAAGCTCAAATTACTTTAAAGGGCAACAAAGCTTCTATTTACCCCATTGCCGGCACTTTCCGCCGAACAGGAAACGATAACTCTGATGCCGAACTAGCGCGTAAACTCTACGACGACCCGAAAGAAAATTCGGAGCACGTAATGCTGGTAGATTTGGCCCGCAACGATTTAGGCCGGCACGGCGACCAGGTAGCGGTAGAAGTTTTTAAAGAAGTACAGTATTATTCCCACGTTATCCATCTGGTATCTAAAGTAACCAGCCAACGCTCCAAAGAAGTAGCTCCTATGTTAATGGTAGCCGATACTTTCCCAGCGGGTACTTTATCTGGTGCGCCCAAGTACCGCGCCATGACCATTATTGACGAATTGGAACCCACCCGCCGCGGATATTATGGTGGTTGCATTGGGTACATTGGTTTTAACGGCGATTTCAATCACGCCATTATGATCCGGTCTTTTTTGAGCACCCGCAACCGTCTCCATTACCAGGCCGGCGCCGGCGTAGTAGCCAAATCCAACCCGGAATCCGAACTTAACGAAGTACACCACAAACTGGCCGCACTCCGCTCCGCCATGGAAAAAGCGGCGGGGATTTAG
- a CDS encoding alpha/beta hydrolase-fold protein, which translates to MKIIVDKIPDDTPADAHLYLVGNFNRWQPGVPVYKLQPQPNGTYVITVPFMNRPVEFKVTRGTWETVEAAEDGSDMPNRRIKPPFPAKVSVQVANWTDLVERPPRKHTASPQVQVLDSAFEMPELGRTRRIWLYLPIDYATSKKRYPVLYLHDGQNLFDAFYSFTEEWGIDETLDQMAQTGGPQVIVVGIEHGGEERINELTPYKNPEYGGGDGEKYLQFIIQDLKPYIDTHFRTQPEAEHTGIGGSSLGGLISLYAAAHYPHVFGKAMVLSPSLWFSDKIFTIARKDFKNTRLVLLAGEQEGEEMVSQMQQLYNQLVAHNFPNENIWYQTRPDGNHSEWFWRREFPEAFKWLYTKK; encoded by the coding sequence ATGAAAATAATTGTAGATAAAATTCCAGATGATACTCCCGCCGATGCGCATTTGTACCTTGTTGGTAATTTTAACCGGTGGCAGCCGGGGGTACCGGTTTACAAGCTACAACCCCAGCCAAACGGTACCTACGTAATAACAGTGCCTTTTATGAACAGGCCCGTTGAATTTAAAGTAACGCGTGGCACCTGGGAAACAGTGGAAGCAGCAGAAGACGGCAGCGATATGCCTAACCGAAGAATTAAGCCGCCCTTTCCTGCTAAAGTTTCGGTGCAAGTGGCTAATTGGACGGATTTAGTAGAGCGGCCTCCCAGAAAGCATACAGCGAGCCCCCAGGTGCAAGTATTAGATTCTGCTTTTGAGATGCCCGAATTGGGTCGTACCCGGCGGATTTGGCTTTATTTACCTATCGATTATGCTACCAGTAAAAAGCGCTACCCAGTTCTTTACTTGCATGATGGGCAAAATCTATTCGATGCTTTTTACAGTTTTACAGAAGAGTGGGGCATAGACGAAACCTTAGATCAAATGGCGCAAACGGGCGGACCTCAAGTGATTGTAGTGGGAATTGAACATGGCGGAGAGGAACGGATTAACGAATTAACTCCCTACAAGAATCCCGAATACGGAGGCGGTGATGGCGAAAAATACCTTCAGTTTATCATTCAGGACTTAAAACCTTACATTGATACTCATTTTAGAACGCAACCTGAGGCGGAGCATACCGGAATAGGCGGTTCTTCTTTGGGTGGTTTAATATCCTTATATGCCGCTGCGCATTACCCGCACGTTTTTGGCAAAGCTATGGTACTATCTCCTTCCCTGTGGTTTTCTGATAAAATATTTACTATCGCCAGGAAAGATTTTAAAAATACCCGCCTGGTTTTATTAGCCGGGGAGCAGGAAGGGGAAGAAATGGTATCTCAAATGCAGCAGTTGTATAACCAATTAGTAGCCCATAATTTTCCCAACGAAAACATCTGGTACCAAACCCGTCCGGATGGCAATCATAGCGAATGGTTCTGGCGGCGTGAGTTTCCGGAAGCTTTTAAATGGCTTTACACAAAAAAATAA
- a CDS encoding glycoside hydrolase family 13 protein has protein sequence MARRIYVGFILILLTITEARTQQITRIDPTFWWVGMKNPKVQLLVYGPSIAQSQVSLNYPGVKLEKVKKVENPNYLFLDLNINPTAKAGKLNFTFSGAKKTTYTYELKARNTNPKGQGVSSKDFIYLVLPDRFANADESNDNFADMADPEADRQNPFLRHGGDITGITNHLDYFQELGVTALWLNPVIENNQPQTNEGGSMRSAYHGYGFTDHYQVDKRLGGNEAYLKFVQAAHAKNLRVVQDAVYNHLGINHWILKDPPSKDWVHQWPTYTNTSYKFQPVLDPYSALSDKKITLDGWFVPFLPDLNQENAYVANYLIQHALWTVEYFGVDAWRIDTYLYNNQAFMNRCNQALLEEYPNIHIFGESWVNNVISQAYFVKNKINFPFKCNQPGTLDFVLWGAFNQALNQKSDWNENLVYQVLAQDAVYENPLKLVTFLDNHDMDRYYSVIGEDFNKYKIGITWLLTTRGIPSLYYGTEILMKNFKNPSDAEVRKDFPGGFKGDKENKFTATGRTAAENEAFNFVKKLAQYRKATPALHSGKLMQYLPQNNTYVYFRFDAAKTIMVATNPTDQEITLETSRFAERMSGFNRARNVLTEEVQNSLATLKLPAKSALVLELLK, from the coding sequence ATGGCACGAAGAATTTACGTCGGTTTTATTCTTATACTTTTAACCATTACCGAAGCTCGAACCCAACAAATAACCCGAATAGATCCAACTTTCTGGTGGGTGGGAATGAAAAACCCTAAAGTGCAGTTATTGGTTTACGGCCCTAGTATCGCCCAATCGCAGGTGAGCCTGAACTACCCCGGCGTAAAATTGGAAAAAGTAAAAAAGGTAGAAAATCCCAATTATTTATTTTTGGACTTAAATATTAATCCTACGGCTAAAGCAGGTAAGCTAAATTTTACTTTTTCCGGCGCGAAGAAAACAACCTATACCTACGAATTGAAAGCCCGAAACACTAATCCTAAAGGCCAGGGTGTGAGCAGCAAAGATTTTATTTATTTAGTTCTGCCGGACCGTTTTGCCAACGCCGACGAAAGTAACGATAATTTTGCTGATATGGCCGATCCTGAGGCAGATCGCCAGAACCCGTTTTTGCGTCACGGCGGCGATATTACTGGTATTACCAATCATTTAGATTATTTTCAGGAATTAGGAGTTACCGCGCTTTGGCTCAACCCGGTAATTGAAAACAATCAACCGCAAACAAATGAAGGCGGCTCCATGCGAAGTGCTTATCACGGGTACGGCTTTACCGACCACTACCAGGTAGATAAGCGCTTGGGCGGCAACGAAGCTTACCTAAAATTTGTGCAAGCGGCTCACGCCAAAAATTTACGGGTAGTGCAGGATGCCGTTTATAACCACCTAGGCATTAACCACTGGATCCTAAAAGACCCACCCAGCAAAGATTGGGTTCACCAATGGCCCACCTATACCAATACGTCTTACAAATTTCAGCCAGTACTAGACCCTTACTCTGCCCTGAGCGACAAAAAAATAACTTTAGATGGTTGGTTTGTGCCTTTTTTACCGGATTTAAATCAAGAAAATGCATACGTCGCAAATTACCTTATTCAGCATGCGCTCTGGACAGTAGAATATTTTGGCGTAGATGCCTGGCGGATTGACACCTACCTGTATAATAACCAAGCTTTTATGAACCGGTGTAATCAAGCTTTACTGGAGGAGTATCCTAACATTCATATTTTTGGTGAATCGTGGGTTAATAATGTTATTAGTCAGGCATACTTTGTAAAAAATAAAATCAACTTTCCGTTTAAATGCAACCAGCCGGGTACTTTAGATTTTGTGTTATGGGGCGCTTTTAACCAGGCTTTAAACCAAAAATCCGATTGGAACGAAAATTTAGTATACCAGGTACTGGCCCAGGATGCCGTTTATGAGAACCCACTTAAGTTGGTAACCTTTCTGGACAATCACGACATGGACCGCTATTACTCGGTCATCGGCGAAGATTTTAATAAATATAAAATAGGTATTACCTGGCTTTTAACCACCCGCGGTATTCCGAGCCTCTATTACGGTACCGAAATTTTAATGAAGAATTTCAAAAATCCGTCTGACGCAGAGGTACGAAAAGATTTTCCGGGGGGCTTTAAAGGCGATAAAGAAAATAAGTTTACCGCAACCGGACGTACTGCCGCAGAAAACGAAGCTTTTAATTTTGTTAAGAAACTGGCGCAGTACCGGAAAGCCACGCCAGCTTTGCACAGCGGTAAATTAATGCAGTATTTACCACAAAATAATACTTACGTGTACTTTCGGTTCGATGCTGCTAAAACAATTATGGTAGCTACCAACCCTACTGATCAGGAAATTACATTAGAAACCAGCCGTTTTGCTGAACGCATGTCTGGATTTAACCGGGCCCGCAACGTGCTGACAGAAGAAGTACAAAATAGCCTTGCTACCCTAAAATTACCCGCCAAATCGGCCTTAGTTTTAGAATTACTAAAATAA
- a CDS encoding N-acetylglucosamine kinase — protein sequence MVIIADGGSTKTSWCLITDSNTKVYFNTEGYNPYFSDTPTIIASLQKNLPENLRKDAVTEVNYYGAGCSAPEKIEIVAAAMRAVFTNANVYVGHDLLAAARALLGVEPGFAAILGTGANTCLYDGKNVTLNIDSLGYFLGDEGSGSHIGKRLVRDYMRGYLPEGMQKIFKDTYELTNEDIFDNLYNKPLPNRFLASFSKFLYENNNFSYSREVVKESFDAFFKNLVCHYPNYEQYSLNCVGSVAYNFRDVLEEVSNEHNMAFGKIIRSPIDDLVYYHSVLAPQTLI from the coding sequence ATGGTAATTATTGCAGATGGTGGTTCAACCAAAACAAGTTGGTGTTTAATTACGGACTCCAATACTAAGGTCTATTTCAACACGGAAGGTTACAATCCGTATTTTTCAGATACGCCTACTATTATTGCTTCGCTCCAAAAGAACCTACCGGAAAATCTTCGTAAAGATGCAGTAACTGAAGTAAATTATTACGGAGCAGGTTGCTCTGCTCCCGAAAAAATTGAAATAGTAGCTGCTGCCATGCGGGCAGTTTTTACCAACGCCAACGTGTACGTAGGCCACGATTTATTAGCCGCCGCCCGGGCTTTGCTGGGAGTAGAACCAGGTTTTGCCGCTATTTTAGGTACCGGCGCCAACACTTGTCTTTACGATGGCAAAAATGTTACATTAAACATCGACTCATTAGGTTATTTCCTGGGCGATGAAGGAAGTGGTTCGCACATTGGCAAACGCTTGGTTCGCGATTACATGCGGGGCTACTTGCCCGAAGGCATGCAGAAAATATTTAAAGACACGTACGAGCTTACCAACGAAGACATTTTTGATAACCTTTACAATAAACCTTTACCGAACCGCTTTTTAGCAAGTTTTAGTAAATTTTTATACGAGAACAACAATTTTTCGTATTCCCGCGAGGTGGTAAAAGAATCTTTCGATGCTTTCTTTAAAAACCTGGTTTGCCATTATCCTAATTACGAACAGTACTCACTTAACTGCGTGGGTTCGGTAGCTTATAACTTCCGCGATGTGTTAGAAGAAGTAAGCAATGAGCACAATATGGCCTTTGGTAAAATAATCCGTTCACCAATAGATGACTTGGTGTATTATCATTCTGTTTTAGCGCCTCAAACCCTGATATAA